The sequence below is a genomic window from Coffea arabica cultivar ET-39 chromosome 8e, Coffea Arabica ET-39 HiFi, whole genome shotgun sequence.
CttgaataaatatatatatataatttaaatagtaaaattatatatatattcctaatatttttactattttatttatttttaaaaaataaaataaaaaattttattttttaaaactcgAGTAGACTCAAATTTGAGGTtgagattgaatttgaattttatattAAAAGCTCGTCGAACTCAAGTTCAAGTTTAggtttgataaaattgagtcAAGATTTAGCTCGATCCTTAACTTGATTAGGCCAAAACTCTACTATTTGTAGCTTAGGTCAATCTACTATATTCAGAAATGAGGGATTTAGTTATGATTTATGCATTTCTAAATGATAGGATGCAAAAATCAAGTGGTATTACTAGGTCAAAGCATTGTGGGATCTAGTGTGCTCTACGACCACAAACCTAGATGGTAGAAATATGAGAGATAAGGACATTTAGTTAACTTGCTATTTATTTTctgtatttttaaattttaaaaattaaccCTCTTCATAATTTAAGTGAGATATTTAATATTTTGTTCATATTAATTGCCAAAATAGGAGTTTATGTGATATGGCGAACTATTGGGAGGACTATGAGTGCGTTCGGATTGATgattatttagaaaaaaaattctgaagTAACACTTCAGTACTCTGTTTGTGACGTGATGCATGTTAGTAAAATTGtgattagaaaataaaaaatttattagaaaatatgtttatgatataAGTAGTTTTTTTGGTTTTAGAAACTGAACTATGCAAACAACATATTTATAGCAGTGAATTCACATATAGTGAAGTGATGACCAACAAATGACCTTCTTAAATAAGTTCATCTCATGATTTAACCAAAGAAAAGGCCAACCTATAATAGTGCATATCTTGTAGGCGTTGTTGTTAATCTGGTTTCGTTTCACGTCTTCAATACTACATCAGTTGGGTGCGTGGTAATAATACCACTTCAGATAACGCCTTCTATGAGCCGCTTAAATTAAACGGCCTTCACCTTTTATATTGTCTGttttcaatcaagaaataattaattcataaacGAACTGAACTGGACGGGCTTGTCTGTTCTCTTTGGGCAGATTTGTTTATCACGAATTCGATCCGGCACCAAACCATGGAACCACTTGACAAATTATTAATTCCATCAATCTACATTATATTGATGATTGAAGATTTTTCCTTGAACACAATTCTAGTGCTCTGATATTCTTTTccactgataatcagctttctTGAATGGCTTCTTTCTCATCTCTGACCAGACCCATCTCAGAATCTTCACTAATTTCTTTAAAGTTGGGTGATCAATCCTCAAATTCACTTGGTTTTCCGAAACATATCGTATTTTCAAGACATGGGTTCTGCTCTTTTCCACCTGGGCTTGTTCATATTCAGCTAAAGCCATCTCTTGCTATCAAGAATTCGTATCAGACCGAGTCTTCCATCGGTAAGTTTAATCAgcttttccccaaaaaaaaaatgtttaaccAGCTTGAATTCACTATCTTGAATAGGTTTTTTTCCTACTTTTGTTGGTTTTTGTTGCCGTATTCCCTGCAAAAGAATAACCAAAGAAAATTCTGCTCACTAACTTTTTCATTTTGCATAGACAGGATCTACCGTATTATCTGAAGTACCAATTCTTTCTTGCTCAGAGGTTTGTTTTCAACTTTTCATCTGTCTTAATATGTGAATTACCTAATTTTGTTATATGCGGTCTACGAAAGATAAGATAGACAGGCAGGATGCGAAGGTGGCAGAATAGGTTGCTTTTTGTTGTTAATTCTATTCATATGTGCTTTAAATGTGAGAGACTTGTCTAATTAGCTTAATCCTGTTGCCAGTCTTGCCATCTCAATTATTTCAGTTTTGATTTTAGTTAAATATGTATCGAAGGCTTTAGGAAATCGAAGCTGTTAATAGAACTGGTTGTGGATGATGGTGCTGATAGCTATTGATGATATTATTTGTCCGTGGTGAAGGCAATTGAGAGGTTAAGGACAAGCCGAGAAACTTATAAAAGCAAAGAGCAGTATTTAGCTATGTACTCCAGTGTTTTTGGTGGAATAACAACAGATCCATCTGCAATGGTAATCCCCCTGGATGACCACATGGTCCACAGAGGGCATGGAGTTTTTGACACTGCAGCCATTATGGACGGGTTAGAAACCTAAACTCGTCTCTGCAGTCATAAGTTCCTTTTGAGTTTTGCCGTGTGGCACATTTTTGGAAGATTCTTTTATGTGATTACTTTTAGCAAGATGGATTTCTCACTAGACATCATCATCTGGCAGAGGTTCAAAGAAATTTGCGGTTATTGTTAAAGTATGCGTTTGGTTTTGGCACTAGTTGCTTTATGCATAAAAATTTCCATGCATATGCATCATATCAACTTCTATTTTTGTAATATTGCTCCTGATTGTCTGCAATGGTAATTTCTCTTGCTTCAGATTTTTCTGTTGACAAATGTTTTCTATGGTAAAATCTAAAGTGACAGTTTTAAACTTAATTTGTACATTGCTTATAGAATTTGTCCTTATTTTGTCTTAACTTCTTTATGAACAAACAAGTCCTCGGGTACTAAAGCCTTCTTTTATGAACAAACAAATTTTTGGTTgttcctttctctttctttgttGTTTATAATGCAACTAGAGGAAAGCAACTTGGCTTAGTGATTACTTAGTGTGAGGTAACTTTTTCATTTCCTTCATATCCCAGATATCTTTATGAATTGGACCAACACCTTGACCGTTTCATAAGGTCAGCTACCACGGCCAAGATTAAGCTACCATTTGACAGGGACAGCATTAGAAGAATACTCATACAAACTGTAAGTGCTTCCAAGTGCAGAAAAGGCTCACTAAGATACTGGCTTTCAGCAGGACCTGGTGATTTTCAGTTATCTTCGTCAGGCTGTCATCAGTCTGCTCTTTATGCTATAGTTATTCAAAACCAGTCGCCTCCTGATTATAGTGGTATTAGAGTAGTTACTTCATCAATTCCAATTAAACCTCCTCAGTTTGCTGTCATGAAGAGTGTGAATTATCTTCCTAATGCGCTTTCAAAAATGGAAGCTGAGGAAAATGGTGCATATGCAGCAATATGGCTGGATTTTGATGGCTTTATAGCTGAAGGTCCTAACATGAATGTGGCCTTtgtaacaaaagaaaaggaactcCTGATGCCTGAATTTGACAAAATTCTCAGTGGCTGCACAGCTAGAAGGGCTCTGGTGCTTGCGGAAAGTCTTGTAAGGGAGGGAATACTCCAGAACATACGGGTAGATAAAGTAACTGTGGAGGAAGGGAAGAATGCAGTTGAAATGATGCTGATAGGCAGTGGAGTTCTCATCCGTTCTGTGGTGCAATGGGATGAACAGGTCATTGGTGATGGTAAGGTTTAGCATATGTGATGCAATTAGTATGAGAATCTTATGGTTCATTGTAGATTAGTAATACTGGTTATATTTAGGTTATTCCCTAACCAACTTATTGCTGAGTCAGGATAGGAGTAATATCTTTCTCTTCTGATGGATAAACTGGCAAATAATAGTATATTTCCTACCAAGTTCCTATGTCTTGTCAAAGCTTAAGATTCTTCACCATATATGGAGAAAAAGCCATAAAGCAGTCTTGTACTTCAAAAACATATGCTTCCCTTCCCCTATTGTGATTTATGTTTTCAGAAAATGATTTAGTACTCGAATATCACGTTATTTTCACTAAATTTTATCAGCTTTAAGATTCTATGTACTATTAATTTTAAGGGAATAACAGCTTTGATCACAATTTCAAGAGTCACTAGTATCTGTTGTAAATTTCGTTAAAGTTTAAGAAGCAGCTTCTGAAGCTTGTATTTGACTTGTAGTTGTAGATCGTAGGATAAACAGACTGGCCCTTTTCTCAATTTGAAATCGAACAATGTCCCTGCAACAGATGAAAATTCTACACGTTTAACCGCGGCATATCACTAGGTGAATGGAGACTAGAGCATATCATAGATCGATATCTGTTCATGTTCACTCTGCGCTGTTATTGAACTAGTGCAATTTTTGGCGAAATGTTGGATAATTAAGACAGTGATGGGTGATTGCCTACTCTCAGACAACCAGGAATTAGTGATTGGTTATTGACTTCTGTGTACTTTTCTTTGTAGGCAAAGAAGGTCCAGTATCTCAGGCTCTACTGAAACTTATTCTGGAGGACATGAAATCGGGGCCTGCTTCTGTACGAGTCCCTGTCCCTTACTAACCTGTTTGCAGTTTGCTAGGAGGAAGACACGCTCACAGTCATGTTCTTGAATAAACATTTTGGAAGCTTTTAGATTTACATATCACAAAATCTTGTTTCAAGTTTCCTGTAGTTTATAATATGGAGCTGTGTTCTAGCATCATTATTGACTAATGGGCCTGGGGCATTGGTAAGAATGAAAATGGGTGTAAAATTCCTTCATTTGTAGAGAATCCCAATTGATTATTGATCTGCACTGTTTCTGCTCATGTGTAGATGTTCACCCTTCTTTTCTCCCAGTTTTGTTGAAAAGATGGAAACCATCGCCCTGGcttcaaaaatttcaattaCTTTAAAGTTTCAATGATCAAATTTTACTTAACTGTGAGGAATTTGGAGGTTCTTTACAGCGTTTTAACCTCTAGTATCATATACTAGTCTACATGACAGTATTAGTTTTATACAATAAAACTAGGCTAACGTACTTATGATATGATTTTTCTCACATTATAGTcaagtttcaaaaaaataaaaaaataaaaagcactCTAGAATATTGACTTGTCAAATAATTGTTCTACATAACAATAGAAAAATGTAAAGGGAAACAAGTGAAACTCAGTCTTCCACAGAATTGTGATCTGCAACTCAGCATTGTTTGCAATCCTTCCAGCCTTTTTGAATTCAATCCAATCATCCACAGCTGTCTTGGAATTTTGATGGTTGTCTTTTTGCCCATGATTGAAGGACCcctcatttcttgattcttcatgAGCAACGCAAACAAGGTCCACTGTCTCAGTCTCTGCAATACCTCCACTGCCCTTTACTAACATGTTGACAGTTTTTCCTCGGCATAGTTGCATGGATCATGTATTCAATGTATATACACGTACTAATAATCATTACAACCTtttttgcatttatatactttctgTATTTAATCATATATACccacttttatatttatttacttttcctaattaatgttatatttctaaaaatgtaacatctaaaatatatattaacgCGGGCTTAATAGACATCTGTCAAGACAGACACGtttaaaaaagtaaaattaataaaaaaatgtataaatgcTAAGAGAGAACAATAACTGTTAGTGTATATATACATGATTCATTGAGTAAAATTAAACGTGTTAATGAGTACTTAttgaatattttcaaaaaaaaaaaagtactattGAATACATGTGGACATTCGTTTACGAGGGGCTCACCCCTTTTTTGCTCCTGCAATGCCCAGCCCTTCACCAATTCCTCTTTGAAGTCCCTTGCTACTGTTCCTCTTCCTGTTTTGTTCGTTTACAAGGCTATAGCAGCATCTGTGTTAATTCTAATTATCCCTTGTTCAGGGGGGCACCAGTTCCTGTTTTGATGCTGATGAGTTGTTTCAGCAATGCATTTTCTGTCATTTACTTCCTCAGCTTCCTTGAACTCCAACCATTCCTGTTGAGCCTTCTGTACACAGCTTAGTTCCTTCCTTGCTGCTTGTCCATGCATCACTCTCTTCCTATCTTTCCATATCTGCCAAAAGGATATTAATTGTCGGGTCAATGTGATCTTGACCATCAGTTCTTTCCTTTGCCTGTAATAATCCCTCCCACCATCTCCAAAAGTTGGACCGGAGATCATTAAGACGACCTTCCCAGTTTGCTGGAGCTAGCTTCCAAATTCTTTCCTTTTGTGTTTGGAACCCATCTGTCTTCCCAGACTTTTACTGATTTCCCATCACCTATCCTTTCCCACATTCCCTTCATAAATAAAAGATGATGATGCTGGTGGCACCCTGTTGAGAGCATGATCAGTTTTCATGTATTTTCCTCTCATGACTTTGCTTACCAATAAATTTGGTTTCAGCAGAACCCTCCATAGCTGTTTTGCTAGAAGACCCAAAATGGTTTTAGCAGAACCCATAGCTCTCTTAATCCTCTGAACTTTGCTTTCTTCCATAAAACATTGTGTACGTTTGGATTGGTGTTTTTGagcctgtttttgaaaaactgtttttcacattccaaatgctacagtaaatgtgtatttcaaaaacaacttcaaaaacaccaatccaaacaatatatcaaaaacaactccaaatatatttcaattatgcatatttaatttgtatattttaataagtacatttcaatttgtatattttaattatgtattttatatgtatatttcaattatattttaatatattttaattatatattttaatatgtatatttcaattatgtattttaatatgtatattcaattatgtatattatatatattatattaatataaatatatttatttcaattatgtataatattatatatattatgtcaattgaaataaatattatatatttatataaatacatttatttatatataaatttataaatatatttatgcaattttgttttataatatatattaatatgtatatttcaattatgtatattatatataaattatattaatattaatgtatattatatatattatacatttctaatattatatatttacatatacatatcacaaatattttattttatttaaaatatatttttatatatttataatatatttacataaatattatatgttatataaattatatataatataatatataatatattatacatttgtataaatgtacatttatacatttatattaatatacataatattaattttacatttatacataatattaatacatgtatacatttatattaattatattaatacatttcaacataatattaaaacatatttgtaatatattaatttatacatttatataatattcatttataatttatacatttttaatagcatacacttatacatttaaatatacatttatattatgtattatatataatataatacatttatacatttatattaatatacataatattaactttacatttatacataatattaatgcatatatacatttatattaattatataaatacatttctacataatattaatatatatttataatatattaatttatacatttataataatatacacttataatttataatatatttataatattcatttataatttatacatttatagtaatatacacttatacatttataaatatatttatattatgtattatatagaatataatacatttatatatttttatatgaatatataaatatatttatttataaatgtattataaatgcataaatgtatatttatataaaaattataatttatacatttatacatttataatttataatttataataatatacatttatatatttgtaaatataaatgtattataaatgcataaatatatatttatataaaaatataaaaattataatattctaaaaatactcaaaaatatgtttcaaaaatacctctaaaaataatccaaaaaaatctacagtaaaagtttttcatatagtttttgaaaaacaaccccaaaaacaactaatccaaacggacttgtttttcagattcgaaatgctacagtggtgtttttgaaaaacaaccccaaaaacagctaatccaaacggagttgCTTACCAAAAAAGAGCATCAAATTAAAGCTTCCAAATTATTCCATAAATTGCAACGCCGACGTGGCCCACAACAAagccactaaaaaaaaaaagcaattttagaCCATCGCGGACCGTCCGATTTAAAAAAAGTCGGCTACGCTGACAGCATTGACCCGAGTTTAACCCGACTTGCAAAGACAAACTCGAGCCCTGTACCCTTCCACGCGTTCATGTCTTATTGGCCGggtcttattcctttttttttatttaattttttcagAAATACGAAAAAGCTTCTAAATTCGCCTCCCCGAAATCGCAATAACAGAAAAATCAAAACTCCGGGGTTCGATCACACAAATATCATCGTTAATcgtagagagagagaaagtgtgTATGTGATAAGACCCCGAAAGAAAGTGCAATCACGAAAAGATCAATTTTTTTGGAGACTccgaaaatatcaaaattttttttttcaattgttgATTCTAGTGAGGAGTAATTAGAGTTGGAATTATTATTCCATTTTTTGATCTCACCGGGGTTTTTACCGGTGGTTGGATTCCGATTGATCGCCGACGAGGTAAAGATTAGGGTTGAAGCGACTACGTGTGGATATAAGGAAGGAACAAGGAAGGAGAGAAGGAGAAGAGGAATAAGAAGAAGATGGTGAATGCGATGGTGGACAGAGCGACGAGCGACATGCTCATCGGGCCGGATTGGGCTATGAATATCGAGATCTGCGATATGTGCAATCACGATCCTGCGTATGCTTCTCTATGCttctttgtgtgatttgttgGTTTGCTTGTGTGTGTTctcatatattatatatatatataggattcTTCAGCGTTTTGTTTTACTGTTGTATTGGTTGAATTGTGATGAGTTTGAAATGGAAGGCGGTTATTTGAAGTTTTCGTAAAAAGTGGTGCTTTTAATGGCTTTgagtgttttatttatttttgagaaTTGATTGAATACTTGGTTGTGTGGAAGAATTGAATTTGCTGGACTTTAGGTTATTTAGAAAAGCAGACATTTGACTACCTGAGAAATTAGGCGAAATAAGATCGTGTGTGTAACTAATCAAGTTATTTGAAGAAGAAactaaaatgaataaattggaGGTTTAGAGCTAGGAAGTGATGATATCAGTCTGAAGGATGGAAGCACTTAGGGTGTTGGATTCAGAACTCTGAGGTAGTTAGGGGTACATATATGACGATGGCATTCTATTTTGCCGTTTGTCTgggaaaatggaaaaagaagatCTTTTGGTCATTTGTTGTTATTTAGGCTCTGTTTTGGATTTGAAAAGGGATTCGGTTTTGTTGTCAACCAATCTCACCTGGCAGGTATGCAGGAGAACCATTCTATTCAGAACCTGTTTTG
It includes:
- the LOC113705066 gene encoding D-amino-acid transaminase, chloroplastic isoform X1, with translation MASFSSLTRPISESSLISLKLGDQSSNSLGFPKHIVFSRHGFCSFPPGLVHIQLKPSLAIKNSYQTESSIGSTVLSEVPILSCSEAIERLRTSRETYKSKEQYLAMYSSVFGGITTDPSAMVIPLDDHMVHRGHGVFDTAAIMDGYLYELDQHLDRFIRSATTAKIKLPFDRDSIRRILIQTVSASKCRKGSLRYWLSAGPGDFQLSSSGCHQSALYAIVIQNQSPPDYSGIRVVTSSIPIKPPQFAVMKSVNYLPNALSKMEAEENGAYAAIWLDFDGFIAEGPNMNVAFVTKEKELLMPEFDKILSGCTARRALVLAESLVREGILQNIRVDKVTVEEGKNAVEMMLIGSGVLIRSVVQWDEQVIGDGKEGPVSQALLKLILEDMKSGPASVRVPVPY
- the LOC113705066 gene encoding D-amino-acid transaminase, chloroplastic isoform X2, which encodes MYSSVFGGITTDPSAMVIPLDDHMVHRGHGVFDTAAIMDGYLYELDQHLDRFIRSATTAKIKLPFDRDSIRRILIQTVSASKCRKGSLRYWLSAGPGDFQLSSSGCHQSALYAIVIQNQSPPDYSGIRVVTSSIPIKPPQFAVMKSVNYLPNALSKMEAEENGAYAAIWLDFDGFIAEGPNMNVAFVTKEKELLMPEFDKILSGCTARRALVLAESLVREGILQNIRVDKVTVEEGKNAVEMMLIGSGVLIRSVVQWDEQVIGDGKEGPVSQALLKLILEDMKSGPASVRVPVPY